A genomic segment from Bacteroidota bacterium encodes:
- a CDS encoding folylpolyglutamate synthase/dihydrofolate synthase family protein: MNYQETLHYLYGQLPMFTRVGASAYKADLDNTIALCLALDNPERKFKSIHVAGTNGKGSTSHMLASVLQEQGLKVGLYTSPHLKDFRERIKINGVMIAEQEVVDFVNMHKPLFDKIMPSFFEWTVALCFNYFAAQKVDIAIIETGLGGRLDSTNVITPELSIITNIGWDHTDLLGDTLEKIAIEKAGIIKPNISCVIGEVLPETAVIFGEKSQKENAPILFAPQESQLNNFTLTDEGVKFIPQIKNNKLPINTDDYMHCDLGGIYQQFNINTVLVALNELQNLAYNLSESAIVNGLNNVKQNTGLMGRWQVLSNSPKVICDTGHNVNGIYQVAKQIALQQFDKLHMVIGMVKDKDISKVLAELPANATYYFCKAQLPRALNEVDLQLTAQQFNLVGEAYETVALALQAAKKNAAQNDLIFVGGSTFVVAEII, encoded by the coding sequence ATGAATTACCAGGAAACACTTCATTATTTATACGGACAGTTACCCATGTTTACGCGTGTTGGGGCTTCTGCCTATAAAGCAGATTTAGACAATACAATAGCTTTGTGTTTGGCTTTGGATAATCCGGAAAGAAAGTTTAAATCCATACATGTGGCTGGAACCAATGGAAAAGGCTCTACCAGTCATATGTTAGCTTCTGTTTTACAAGAACAAGGTTTAAAAGTAGGTTTGTATACTTCGCCTCATTTAAAAGATTTTAGGGAGCGTATAAAAATAAATGGTGTTATGATAGCAGAGCAAGAGGTGGTTGATTTTGTGAATATGCATAAACCTTTATTCGATAAAATTATGCCTTCCTTTTTTGAATGGACCGTTGCTTTGTGCTTTAACTATTTTGCAGCACAAAAAGTTGATATAGCCATTATAGAAACGGGTTTAGGTGGAAGGCTTGATTCTACTAATGTAATAACACCGGAACTTTCCATTATAACCAATATAGGTTGGGACCATACGGATTTGTTAGGCGATACTTTAGAGAAAATTGCCATAGAAAAAGCAGGCATTATAAAACCAAATATTTCTTGTGTAATAGGTGAAGTATTGCCTGAAACGGCTGTTATTTTTGGGGAGAAAAGCCAAAAAGAAAATGCCCCCATTTTATTTGCACCGCAAGAATCGCAGTTAAATAATTTTACTTTAACAGACGAGGGTGTGAAATTTATACCGCAAATAAAAAACAATAAATTACCTATAAATACTGATGATTACATGCATTGCGACTTAGGCGGAATTTACCAGCAGTTTAATATCAATACTGTGTTAGTGGCTTTAAATGAATTGCAAAACTTAGCTTATAATTTAAGTGAATCAGCCATAGTGAATGGCTTAAACAATGTAAAACAAAATACGGGCTTAATGGGTAGGTGGCAGGTATTATCTAACAGCCCAAAAGTAATTTGTGATACCGGCCATAATGTAAATGGAATATACCAGGTGGCGAAACAGATTGCTTTGCAACAGTTTGATAAATTACATATGGTGATAGGAATGGTAAAAGACAAAGACATTAGCAAAGTGTTGGCAGAGTTACCTGCTAATGCAACGTACTATTTTTGTAAGGCTCAATTGCCAAGGGCTTTAAATGAAGTTGATTTGCAACTTACAGCCCAACAATTTAACCTTGTTGGAGAAGCTTATGAAACAGTGGCTTTGGCTTTACAGGCAGCTAAAAAAAATGCAGCGCAAAACGATTTAATTTTTGTAGGAGGCAGTACTTTTGTAGTGGCTGAGATTATTTAG
- a CDS encoding aminotransferase class IV: MIERAFVYGDLLFESMLVLNNEIQNVSKHYKRLCKSATTLKMQLTDSFTLAFFTDEIQKQITLSELANKQNCRVRFILYRNSSGFYLPDSNKVNFIIEVFELSNNWKEIAAKPKRAGIYTQQHKAKGPLANLKSGNALIYVLAKLWAQENNLDEALIINEEGNIIEAANSNIFWKKNNQIYTVPLSEGCIAGVARETFMEEQINKNTPIIEQVCTLQTLQQADEIFMSNAANGISPIVLVC; encoded by the coding sequence ATGATAGAACGCGCGTTTGTATATGGTGATTTGCTTTTTGAAAGTATGCTTGTTTTAAATAATGAAATTCAAAACGTAAGCAAGCACTATAAAAGGCTTTGCAAGAGTGCGACTACACTTAAAATGCAACTTACTGACAGCTTCACATTAGCATTTTTTACCGATGAAATACAAAAACAAATTACTCTTTCCGAATTAGCTAATAAGCAAAATTGCCGTGTACGGTTTATTTTATACAGAAACAGCAGTGGCTTTTATTTACCTGATTCAAATAAAGTAAATTTTATAATTGAGGTATTTGAATTAAGTAACAATTGGAAAGAAATAGCTGCGAAACCTAAAAGAGCCGGAATATATACGCAACAACACAAAGCAAAAGGCCCATTGGCTAATTTAAAATCGGGTAATGCTTTGATTTATGTATTAGCCAAATTGTGGGCACAAGAAAATAATCTTGACGAAGCTTTGATTATAAATGAAGAGGGAAATATTATTGAAGCTGCCAACTCCAATATTTTTTGGAAAAAAAACAATCAAATATATACTGTACCTTTAAGTGAGGGTTGTATTGCAGGTGTTGCACGAGAAACATTTATGGAAGAGCAAATCAATAAAAATACACCAATCATTGAGCAGGTTTGCACTTTACAAACTTTACAGCAAGCGGATGAAATTTTTATGAGCAATGCTGCTAATGGAATAAGTCCTATTGTGTTGGTTTGCTAA
- a CDS encoding thioredoxin family protein: MVTKVTDSEFKNLIDSNEKIVVKYFANWCGTCRLFAPKFNKISNKEEYKDTLFLDINAEENPEARKFGGVSNLPYFVVVKNGQVLASDTTAKEEGLEKMIGLLY, translated from the coding sequence ATGGTAACTAAAGTAACAGATTCGGAATTTAAAAACTTAATTGATAGCAATGAAAAAATAGTAGTAAAATACTTTGCTAACTGGTGCGGAACATGCAGGCTGTTTGCGCCAAAATTCAATAAGATTTCCAATAAAGAGGAATATAAAGATACTTTGTTTTTAGATATTAATGCAGAAGAGAATCCTGAAGCAAGAAAATTTGGGGGCGTAAGCAATCTACCTTATTTTGTAGTAGTTAAAAACGGGCAGGTTTTAGCCAGCGATACAACTGCCAAAGAAGAAGGTCTTGAAAAAATGATTGGTTTACTTTACTAA
- the ubiE gene encoding bifunctional demethylmenaquinone methyltransferase/2-methoxy-6-polyprenyl-1,4-benzoquinol methylase UbiE yields MKIVKPDYNSDKSKKEQVEEMFDSVAKRYDFLNRFLSLGIDIYWRKKAIAYLKKDSTSIILDVATGTGDLAIEINKQINPAKIIGLDLSEQMLQFGRQKIEANGLSHKIEMIKGDSEALPFQDNYFDAVTVSFGVRNFENLDKGLSQINRVLKTGAKLVVLEFSNPKAFPFKQIFGAYFKFVLPMWAKLINKESGNAYKYLPESVKYFPEGEAFAEHLRNCGFNNIIVKPLTFGTCTIYVAQK; encoded by the coding sequence ATGAAAATTGTAAAACCCGATTATAACTCTGACAAATCAAAAAAAGAACAAGTAGAGGAAATGTTTGATAGTGTGGCGAAACGCTACGATTTCCTCAACAGGTTTTTATCGTTAGGGATTGATATTTATTGGCGCAAAAAAGCAATTGCATATTTAAAAAAAGACAGTACTTCTATTATTTTAGATGTTGCCACAGGAACAGGCGATTTAGCTATAGAAATTAACAAACAAATAAATCCTGCAAAAATAATCGGGCTTGACTTGTCGGAACAAATGCTTCAGTTTGGCCGACAAAAAATAGAAGCTAACGGACTGTCTCATAAAATAGAAATGATTAAAGGCGATAGTGAAGCGCTTCCTTTTCAAGACAATTACTTTGATGCCGTTACCGTTAGTTTTGGTGTACGGAATTTTGAAAACTTAGACAAAGGCTTATCACAAATAAACAGGGTTTTAAAAACAGGCGCAAAGTTGGTGGTTTTGGAGTTTTCAAACCCTAAAGCATTTCCTTTTAAACAAATATTTGGTGCCTATTTTAAATTTGTTTTACCCATGTGGGCTAAACTAATTAATAAAGAAAGCGGCAATGCATACAAATATTTACCTGAGAGCGTTAAGTATTTCCCAGAAGGCGAAGCGTTTGCAGAACACTTGCGCAATTGTGGATTTAACAATATTATTGTAAAACCTTTAACATTCGGAACTTGCACCATTTACGTAGCTCAAAAATAA
- a CDS encoding outer membrane beta-barrel protein, giving the protein MGTLILLIVFKLGAIAQPNLGQYDNKKLHFGFTLAGNLGRMQVETKPGYFATDTMKNLTVANFPGIGLGAIVNLKLGKYWDLRLMAPVISFVQRNLVYEFQNSEKIVKIESAYCDASLLIKFKSERRKNTRVYVVAGPRFSYDFGSTVTRTRGLQNPVVSLIPFTYGWEAGIGLDIYFEYFKFSPEIKTGQTTSNALYRDIYPYTQAIEGLYPQLIQFSLHFE; this is encoded by the coding sequence TTGGGCACACTTATATTGCTTATCGTTTTTAAGTTAGGTGCTATTGCTCAGCCTAATTTAGGCCAGTACGACAATAAAAAATTACATTTCGGTTTTACCCTGGCAGGTAATTTAGGGCGTATGCAGGTAGAGACAAAGCCGGGTTATTTTGCAACCGATACCATGAAAAACTTAACAGTAGCCAATTTCCCTGGTATTGGACTGGGTGCTATAGTTAATTTAAAATTAGGCAAATACTGGGATTTACGTTTAATGGCTCCTGTTATTTCATTTGTGCAACGTAATTTGGTTTATGAGTTTCAAAACTCTGAAAAAATAGTGAAAATAGAATCGGCTTATTGCGATGCTTCTTTACTTATAAAATTCAAATCGGAAAGAAGAAAAAATACAAGAGTATATGTTGTTGCCGGCCCCCGTTTCAGTTACGATTTTGGTAGTACTGTTACCCGTACACGCGGCTTGCAAAATCCGGTAGTTTCATTAATACCATTTACTTACGGATGGGAGGCAGGTATTGGTTTAGATATTTACTTTGAATATTTTAAATTTTCACCTGAAATAAAAACAGGACAAACCACTTCAAATGCACTTTATCGCGATATTTATCCCTATACACAAGCAATAGAAGGGCTTTACCCGCAACTTATTCAGTTTAGCCTACATTTTGAATAA
- the tgt gene encoding tRNA guanosine(34) transglycosylase Tgt codes for MKFTITQTDNNSKARAGVIETDRGQIQTPIFMPVGTQGTVKGVNQTELAERVKAQIILANTYHIYLRPGPEVINNAGGIHQFINWDKPMLTDSGGFQVFSLNEIRKINENGVEFRSYLDGSKHFFSPESVMDIQRKIGADIIMAFDECTPYPCDYDYAKKSLGLTHRWLKRCIDRFDSTEDLYGKSQTLFPIVQGSTYKDLRIESAKFIADQGREGNAIGGLSVGEPAEMMYEMTDLVCDILPKDKPRYLMGVGTPENILECIALGIDMFDCVMPTRNARHGFIFTSQGIINIKNEKWKNDFSPLDEVFTPQYSKAYLKHLIKCNEFLGASIASIQNLSFYLWLVGEARAHILAGDFTSWKKSTLDIVNRRL; via the coding sequence ATGAAATTTACAATTACCCAAACAGATAATAATTCAAAGGCGCGTGCTGGTGTTATTGAAACAGATAGAGGTCAAATACAAACGCCAATTTTTATGCCTGTTGGTACACAAGGTACCGTTAAAGGAGTAAACCAAACAGAATTAGCGGAGCGCGTTAAAGCGCAAATTATTTTAGCCAATACTTACCATATATATTTAAGGCCAGGACCTGAAGTTATTAATAATGCAGGCGGAATTCACCAGTTTATCAATTGGGATAAACCCATGCTTACTGATAGTGGAGGTTTTCAGGTTTTTAGTTTAAATGAAATAAGAAAAATAAATGAAAACGGTGTTGAATTTCGTTCTTATTTAGATGGCAGTAAGCACTTTTTTTCACCGGAAAGTGTAATGGATATTCAAAGAAAAATAGGTGCTGATATTATAATGGCATTTGATGAATGTACACCATATCCATGTGACTATGACTATGCTAAAAAATCGTTAGGACTTACACACCGTTGGTTGAAAAGATGTATTGATAGGTTTGATTCAACGGAGGATTTATATGGCAAATCGCAAACACTGTTTCCCATTGTACAAGGTTCTACGTACAAAGATTTGCGTATAGAAAGTGCTAAATTTATTGCCGATCAAGGTAGAGAAGGAAATGCCATAGGCGGATTATCAGTAGGTGAGCCTGCTGAAATGATGTATGAAATGACCGATTTGGTTTGCGATATTTTACCCAAAGATAAACCGCGTTATTTAATGGGTGTTGGTACGCCTGAAAATATTTTAGAGTGTATTGCCTTAGGTATTGATATGTTTGATTGTGTAATGCCAACCAGAAATGCACGACATGGTTTTATTTTTACCAGTCAGGGAATTATTAATATTAAAAACGAAAAATGGAAGAATGATTTTTCGCCACTGGATGAGGTTTTTACTCCGCAATACTCAAAGGCTTATTTAAAGCATTTAATTAAGTGTAATGAGTTTTTAGGAGCCAGTATTGCCAGTATTCAAAACCTGTCGTTTTATTTATGGTTGGTAGGAGAGGCCAGGGCCCATATTTTAGCAGGCGATTTTACAAGCTGGAAAAAAAGCACGCTTGATATTGTGAACAGAAGACTATAA
- a CDS encoding T9SS type A sorting domain-containing protein — protein MKKFLLLTAALATFSGVFAKKVAFVVDMTGQTVSPNGVHVAGSFQNWDPAGTTLLPVPGIPNAYGTILNIDAKQVIEFKFINGNSWGSGEESIPALVQKGHALNGQSNGNRWMYVDSMANDTTLITAKFSSAAPTGKNAVRFAVDMDKVTAVSADGVHIAGSLQGWDPAKTAMTNLFPTANKVYEIILLLDAGAYEYKFVNGNDWNSPSVPESVPSTCATNGNRGVTVAADMVVDKVCFGSCSACPTAPIPSYQVTLRIDMSSSCNVDSVDVAGGLVPGGWDAGSKMTPVSSGSKVYTVTFPLDSASGIAYKFRYYSAGQRTWESVVTGSGNRELDLKSDTVLPANCFSSFAPCNPLPAPSNVTFKVDLTSQTPQIVYLICDYKDWKNGAVRMTPVSGVPGAYTTTLNNICPGTVAYRFGNGADSTSDAIYENFTDSTDRACTKPNGVGGFNRELVRTAGDQTLFFKWASCKTSNLSTNEIGLTSSAVKLFPNPTNDFTVVAFNDNAKLHNVAVVDITGKTVRTFENYGLATLKIEKAELKAGLYFVNISNENNEKTTVKLMIQE, from the coding sequence ATGAAAAAGTTTTTACTATTAACAGCAGCTTTAGCCACGTTTAGTGGTGTATTTGCTAAAAAAGTAGCCTTTGTTGTCGATATGACAGGGCAAACCGTAAGTCCAAATGGTGTACATGTGGCCGGTAGTTTTCAAAATTGGGATCCAGCGGGTACAACATTGTTACCTGTACCTGGAATACCTAATGCATATGGAACCATTTTAAATATTGATGCCAAACAAGTTATTGAATTCAAATTTATCAATGGTAACTCATGGGGTTCAGGAGAAGAAAGTATACCCGCTTTGGTACAAAAAGGACATGCTTTAAATGGACAAAGTAATGGAAATCGTTGGATGTACGTTGATTCTATGGCTAACGACACTACTTTAATTACTGCAAAATTTAGTTCAGCAGCTCCTACAGGTAAAAATGCTGTGCGTTTTGCTGTTGATATGGATAAAGTTACAGCAGTAAGTGCGGATGGCGTGCATATAGCAGGCTCACTACAAGGCTGGGATCCGGCTAAAACCGCAATGACTAATTTGTTCCCTACAGCTAATAAGGTATATGAAATTATATTGTTATTAGATGCAGGTGCATATGAATATAAATTTGTGAATGGTAACGATTGGAATTCTCCTAGTGTTCCTGAAAGCGTTCCAAGCACTTGCGCTACTAATGGCAACAGAGGTGTAACAGTAGCTGCTGACATGGTAGTTGATAAAGTTTGTTTTGGTTCATGTTCAGCTTGCCCAACAGCACCAATACCTAGCTACCAAGTGACTTTAAGAATTGATATGTCTTCTAGCTGTAATGTTGACTCAGTTGACGTGGCTGGTGGATTAGTACCGGGCGGATGGGATGCTGGAAGCAAAATGACCCCAGTATCATCAGGAAGTAAAGTTTATACTGTTACATTCCCATTAGATTCCGCAAGTGGTATTGCTTATAAGTTCCGTTACTATAGTGCCGGTCAAAGAACTTGGGAAAGTGTTGTAACAGGTTCAGGTAACCGTGAGTTAGATTTAAAATCAGATACTGTTTTACCTGCAAATTGCTTTTCTTCATTTGCTCCATGTAATCCACTTCCAGCTCCATCAAACGTTACTTTTAAAGTTGATTTAACAAGCCAAACTCCACAAATTGTATATTTAATATGTGATTATAAAGACTGGAAAAACGGTGCTGTGCGTATGACTCCTGTATCAGGCGTACCAGGTGCTTACACAACTACTTTAAACAATATTTGCCCAGGAACAGTGGCTTACCGCTTTGGTAATGGTGCTGATAGTACAAGCGATGCTATTTATGAAAACTTTACTGATTCAACAGACCGTGCTTGCACAAAACCAAACGGTGTAGGTGGATTTAACCGTGAGTTAGTTAGAACAGCAGGTGACCAAACTTTATTCTTTAAATGGGCTTCTTGCAAAACAAGTAACTTATCAACTAACGAAATTGGTTTAACTTCATCAGCAGTTAAATTATTTCCAAATCCAACTAACGACTTTACCGTAGTTGCATTTAACGATAACGCCAAATTACACAATGTAGCTGTAGTTGATATTACAGGTAAAACTGTTAGAACATTTGAAAACTATGGCTTAGCTACTTTAAAAATAGAAAAAGCTGAGTTAAAAGCCGGATTGTATTTTGTTAATATTTCTAACGAAAACAACGAAAAAACAACTGTTAAGTTAATGATTCAAGAATAA
- a CDS encoding alpha-amylase family glycosyl hydrolase, which yields MYKQLLKNALQIVFIVIFCTKFSTAQVVTISPAFATADDNNVVITFDASLGNAGLLGESNIYAHTGVITDKSTSGSDWKYVLTDWSTNLPKALLTRVGSSSVYNLTIGNIRTFYGVPATEKVLKIALVFRNANGSKTGKTVSGGDIFIDISQGSYQVKLNNPIKASFFNAGDSISISCSASRQSNLELYANGVLLRSVANDSALLYKNTIDSIGTDRIDLVLKGDYNGDIVYDSSYVIIKSGSNVQIPPAGTVDGINYINDSTVTLQIFAPLKTFIYVIGDFNNWELKPQYKMSRTPGAERFWITITGLKKGVEYGFQYAIDEVQMRVADVYAEKILDPNNDVWIPEITYPNLKKYPVGKTTEIISVLQTGQAPFVWQTTNFVKPPKEKLVIYELLLRDFIGRHDFQTLKDTLDYLQRLGVNCIELMPITEFEGNESWGYNPMFHFAIDKYYGTKQAFKEFVDECHKRKMAVVLDMVLNHSFGQNPQVRMYFDPSAGQFGQPTANNPWFNQTDKHPYGVGYDYNHEAQPTIDFVNRVNHFWLTEYHLDGYRFDLSKGFTQKNTFGNEAAWNAYDQSRVNIWKKIRSEIIKHSPDAYLILEHLADNDEEKVLANEGFMMWGKMTSNYAEAVMGYDNSKANLSWGDYKSRQYNSPNLVTYAESHDEERVVATSLQYGRVQGTYSTKDLNTVLKRVDAYHALLLPLIGPKMIWQGGELGYEVSINTNGRTGNKPFNWSSLTNSIRKKAYENISKLNKLKQHVSFSSNNYTYSTSSVIKTLKVNHDSMNTIITGNFDVITINAAFAFQHTGWWYNYITGDSVNITDVNTSFLLQAGEYRVFTDKNIYEQLNTTGIKNVKEDLSEKWNLYPNPSNGKVNIIVDFENYSNLELGIYDIVGKKVYNIQTKNQYIYGAQEFELDITHLPKGLYLVKAKTDTSESIKKLIVN from the coding sequence ATGTATAAACAATTACTAAAAAACGCATTACAAATTGTATTCATTGTTATTTTTTGTACAAAATTTAGTACTGCCCAGGTGGTTACTATATCGCCCGCTTTTGCAACGGCTGATGATAATAATGTTGTGATTACTTTTGATGCTTCATTGGGTAATGCAGGCTTGTTAGGTGAGTCAAATATATATGCACATACGGGAGTTATAACGGATAAAAGCACATCGGGAAGCGACTGGAAATATGTATTAACGGACTGGTCTACCAATTTACCAAAAGCATTATTAACACGTGTAGGTTCCAGTTCTGTTTATAATTTAACCATTGGGAATATCAGAACTTTTTATGGCGTTCCTGCTACTGAAAAGGTATTGAAAATAGCCTTGGTTTTCAGAAATGCCAATGGCTCTAAAACAGGTAAAACAGTTTCGGGTGGCGATATTTTTATAGACATCAGCCAAGGTTCTTATCAGGTAAAATTAAACAACCCTATAAAAGCTTCTTTCTTCAATGCCGGTGATAGTATCAGTATTAGCTGTTCTGCCTCACGACAAAGTAACTTAGAGTTGTATGCCAATGGTGTTTTATTGCGTTCTGTCGCAAATGACTCTGCTTTACTTTATAAAAACACAATAGATAGTATAGGTACTGATAGAATTGATTTGGTTTTGAAAGGTGATTATAATGGAGATATAGTTTACGACTCGTCTTATGTTATTATTAAATCAGGGAGTAATGTGCAAATTCCTCCTGCAGGTACGGTAGATGGTATTAATTATATCAATGATTCAACCGTTACTTTACAAATTTTTGCTCCTCTTAAAACATTTATTTATGTGATTGGCGATTTTAATAATTGGGAATTAAAACCCCAATATAAAATGAGCAGAACGCCCGGAGCGGAAAGATTTTGGATAACAATTACCGGGTTGAAGAAAGGTGTTGAATATGGATTTCAATATGCCATTGATGAAGTTCAAATGCGTGTGGCGGATGTTTATGCGGAAAAGATTTTAGACCCTAATAATGATGTATGGATACCTGAAATAACGTACCCTAATTTGAAAAAATACCCGGTAGGTAAAACAACCGAAATTATTTCGGTATTACAAACCGGGCAAGCACCATTTGTGTGGCAAACAACTAATTTTGTGAAGCCGCCAAAAGAAAAGTTAGTAATATATGAGTTGCTGTTAAGAGATTTTATAGGCAGACACGATTTCCAAACTTTAAAAGATACGCTTGATTACTTACAACGATTGGGTGTAAACTGTATCGAGCTAATGCCTATTACAGAGTTTGAAGGCAATGAAAGCTGGGGTTATAATCCAATGTTTCATTTTGCTATTGATAAGTATTATGGCACCAAACAGGCTTTTAAAGAGTTTGTTGATGAGTGCCACAAGCGTAAAATGGCTGTGGTTTTAGATATGGTATTGAATCATTCATTTGGGCAAAATCCCCAAGTAAGAATGTACTTTGATCCTAGTGCGGGTCAATTTGGACAACCTACGGCAAACAATCCATGGTTTAACCAAACAGACAAACACCCATATGGAGTTGGATATGATTACAACCATGAAGCCCAACCGACTATTGATTTTGTAAACAGGGTAAATCATTTTTGGCTTACTGAATATCATCTTGATGGTTATCGTTTTGATTTATCTAAAGGGTTTACACAAAAAAATACTTTTGGGAATGAGGCTGCCTGGAATGCTTACGATCAATCAAGAGTAAATATCTGGAAAAAGATTCGTTCTGAAATAATTAAACACTCACCCGATGCATACTTAATATTAGAACACTTAGCTGATAATGATGAGGAGAAAGTATTGGCCAACGAAGGTTTTATGATGTGGGGTAAAATGACAAGTAATTATGCGGAAGCAGTTATGGGTTACGATAATTCAAAGGCCAATTTAAGCTGGGGCGATTACAAAAGCCGTCAGTATAACTCGCCTAACTTGGTTACTTATGCAGAAAGCCATGATGAAGAAAGAGTAGTAGCAACTTCGCTCCAATATGGAAGGGTTCAAGGAACCTATAGTACAAAAGATTTAAATACTGTTTTAAAAAGGGTAGATGCTTACCATGCATTGCTTTTACCTTTAATAGGACCAAAAATGATCTGGCAGGGTGGTGAGTTGGGTTACGAAGTTTCTATCAACACAAACGGTCGTACCGGAAATAAACCTTTTAACTGGAGCTCTTTAACCAACAGCATTAGGAAAAAAGCATACGAAAATATCAGTAAGCTCAATAAACTAAAACAACATGTAAGCTTCTCATCAAATAACTATACTTATAGTACCAGTTCGGTTATTAAAACATTGAAAGTAAACCATGACAGCATGAATACGATTATAACCGGTAATTTTGATGTAATAACTATCAATGCAGCATTTGCATTTCAGCATACAGGTTGGTGGTATAACTATATAACAGGCGACTCTGTTAATATTACAGATGTTAATACTTCATTTTTACTACAAGCAGGGGAATACAGAGTATTTACCGATAAAAACATTTATGAACAGCTAAATACAACTGGGATTAAAAATGTAAAAGAAGACCTGTCAGAAAAGTGGAATTTATATCCAAACCCAAGCAATGGAAAAGTAAATATTATAGTTGATTTTGAAAACTATTCTAACTTAGAATTAGGCATTTATGATATTGTTGGAAAAAAAGTTTATAATATTCAAACCAAAAACCAATACATTTATGGTGCGCAAGAATTTGAATTAGATATAACCCATTTACCTAAAGGTTTATATTTAGTAAAAGCAAAAACCGACACTAGCGAGTCCATTAAGAAATTGATTGTTAATTAA